In Comamonadaceae bacterium OS-1, a single window of DNA contains:
- the pgaA gene encoding poly-beta-1,6-N-acetyl-D-glucosamine export protein, with the protein MGIQTPKSTLFLALAIASLTGGAQTVPTPTNAYQQAISNARAGRFDAALPMLERLVQQNPQSAAYRYDWIAVLSWSDRHAEALAASQALGLTAQVPDYVVSAIGKSALNGGQPQRAEAAYRSLLARHPRDADAAQGLVMSLQAQQFPVAPVAVAASAPPPPPAVPSRDWSAEQAQNGAHIRAAIAVLDTDFTVARYAPMDAALAENSSLTREAVAAQQMAIARRLRLDHIVGLQARGASSQALNEFRALEAEGDPLPAYALNAAADALMALRQPEQARTLYQRALAADPGNGGTQAGLMYAELEAENFPGMEQIVQQRLEATQRSPAARSTEVSALRFSDRIQPAAEALAQLSTEFPADVGLWLDQADLLSQRGLPRAAAERYRAVLAAEPASTKAKVGLADAVWAQGDIPEAAKMVAALQAEAPEHPAVQRLVRAWQRKQRPFLTSSATWGFGSGHVTGNDDMTWSTTLYSGQSDQGLRLFATHHLARAQWWWDSAHLYQGTASHERGGVGMEWTRRDLQATVELGTDLRNGRDAVGAVGANWQINDQLSLRGRYETQTNDFPLKGRVPDVESNLGAPTYLHADKKTVGVAYRWNESRRVAADISSYRFNDGNHRTALAASWSERLYSGYGRTLDLQTAAYTSANSLRDAVYFNPQRDFAVSETLAADWLTWRHYERSFNQRVAVSVGLYRQQSGDGSSSASYSQTYGWNPFYGVHYEHEWQFGPDRSLRYGIGTRRFPYDGKFETSRYIDATLNWRF; encoded by the coding sequence ATGGGAATACAAACTCCAAAATCGACGCTATTTTTGGCTTTAGCGATTGCGTCGCTCACCGGCGGTGCACAGACGGTCCCTACGCCGACCAACGCCTACCAACAAGCCATTTCCAATGCCCGTGCGGGCCGCTTCGATGCCGCCTTGCCCATGCTGGAGCGGCTGGTACAACAGAACCCCCAAAGCGCCGCCTACCGATACGACTGGATCGCCGTGTTGAGCTGGTCCGACCGGCACGCCGAGGCGCTGGCCGCCAGCCAGGCTCTGGGTCTCACCGCCCAGGTACCGGATTACGTGGTGTCGGCCATCGGCAAATCGGCCCTTAACGGTGGCCAGCCCCAGCGGGCGGAAGCGGCCTACCGCAGCCTGCTGGCCCGCCACCCTCGCGATGCCGATGCGGCTCAAGGGCTGGTCATGTCCCTACAAGCCCAGCAATTCCCGGTGGCCCCCGTGGCCGTGGCAGCGTCTGCTCCACCGCCCCCCCCCGCCGTACCCAGCCGCGACTGGTCTGCCGAGCAAGCCCAGAACGGCGCGCACATCCGGGCCGCTATCGCCGTACTGGACACCGACTTCACCGTGGCCCGCTACGCCCCGATGGACGCGGCATTGGCAGAAAACAGCAGCTTGACCCGTGAGGCCGTCGCGGCCCAACAAATGGCGATTGCACGCCGACTGCGCCTGGACCACATCGTCGGCCTGCAAGCCCGTGGTGCATCCTCCCAGGCGCTGAACGAGTTCCGGGCCCTGGAGGCCGAGGGCGATCCTCTGCCTGCGTATGCACTCAACGCCGCCGCCGATGCCCTGATGGCCCTGCGCCAGCCCGAACAGGCCCGCACTCTGTACCAACGCGCGCTGGCCGCCGACCCCGGCAATGGCGGCACCCAAGCCGGCCTGATGTATGCCGAGCTGGAAGCCGAGAACTTTCCCGGCATGGAGCAGATCGTGCAGCAGCGCCTTGAAGCCACCCAGCGCAGCCCCGCCGCGCGCAGTACCGAGGTGTCGGCCCTGCGCTTTTCCGACCGCATCCAGCCCGCAGCAGAAGCGCTCGCGCAGCTCAGCACCGAATTCCCTGCTGACGTGGGTCTGTGGCTGGACCAGGCCGATCTGCTCTCGCAGCGCGGCCTGCCCCGCGCCGCCGCTGAACGCTACCGCGCCGTATTGGCAGCCGAACCCGCCAGCACCAAGGCCAAGGTCGGTTTGGCCGATGCTGTATGGGCCCAGGGCGACATCCCCGAAGCCGCAAAGATGGTGGCCGCTTTGCAAGCCGAAGCCCCGGAGCACCCGGCGGTGCAGCGTCTGGTGCGCGCATGGCAGCGCAAGCAACGGCCGTTTTTGACCAGCAGCGCCACCTGGGGCTTTGGCAGCGGCCATGTCACCGGCAATGACGATATGACCTGGTCCACCACCTTGTACAGCGGCCAAAGCGACCAGGGCCTACGCCTGTTTGCCACCCACCATCTGGCCCGCGCCCAATGGTGGTGGGACAGTGCCCACCTGTACCAGGGTACGGCCAGCCATGAACGCGGCGGCGTAGGCATGGAATGGACCCGACGCGACCTGCAGGCCACCGTAGAGCTGGGTACCGATCTGCGCAACGGCCGCGATGCCGTAGGGGCCGTGGGCGCAAACTGGCAAATCAACGACCAGCTGTCCCTGCGCGGCCGCTACGAGACCCAGACCAACGACTTCCCGCTCAAGGGCCGGGTACCGGATGTGGAGTCCAACCTCGGAGCCCCCACCTACCTGCATGCCGACAAAAAGACCGTGGGCGTGGCTTACCGCTGGAACGAGTCGCGCCGCGTGGCCGCCGATATCTCCAGCTACCGCTTCAACGATGGCAACCACCGCACCGCCCTGGCCGCCAGCTGGTCCGAGCGCCTGTACAGCGGCTATGGCCGCACGCTGGACCTGCAAACCGCGGCCTACACCAGCGCCAACAGCCTGCGCGATGCGGTGTACTTCAACCCCCAACGCGACTTTGCAGTTTCCGAAACCCTGGCGGCTGACTGGCTCACCTGGCGGCACTACGAGCGCAGCTTCAACCAGCGCGTGGCAGTCAGCGTGGGCCTGTACCGCCAGCAAAGCGGTGACGGCAGCAGCAGCGCCAGCTACAGCCAAACCTACGGCTGGAACCCGTTCTACGGCGTGCACTACGAGCATGAATGGCAGTTCGGCCCCGACCGGTCGCTGCGCTACGGCATAGGCACACGGCGCTTTCCCTACGACGGCAAATTTGAAACCAGCCGCTACATCGACGCCACGCTGAACTGGAGATTCTGA
- the pgaC gene encoding poly-beta-1,6-N-acetyl-D-glucosamine synthase, which yields MEHLFSGSAIQMLFDFTFYYPLFMSYLWMCGGLYYYFHYERNDPPYDQPPALTEYPAVSILVPCHNEASNIEDTVEALLAINYPTFEILLIDDGSTDASPQMLDAIARQDSRVRVIHLAKNQGKAVGLNTAAMMAKYDFFLCIDGDSLVDPHCLHWMMRHLVNSPRVGAVSGNPRIRTRSTLIGRIQVGEFSSIIGLIKRAQRTYGKMFTVSGVMVCFRRAALHDAGYWNPDALTEDIDISWRLQMRHWDVRFEPNALCWILMPETLRGLWRQRLRWSMGGTQVLFSQNGLFGRWRHRRMLPVYLEYFTSVLWAYTMAAVFALWTLKHFVPLPPALVIDTLLPEWNGLVIGTTCLLQFAVSMALDARYEKGMGRYYYWMIWYPLAFWILNVFTTLVAVPKVLLRGKQRATWKSPDRGLQP from the coding sequence TTGGAACATCTCTTCTCCGGCTCTGCCATCCAGATGCTGTTCGACTTCACGTTCTACTACCCCCTGTTCATGTCCTACCTGTGGATGTGCGGCGGGCTGTACTACTACTTCCACTACGAGCGCAACGACCCGCCCTACGACCAGCCGCCTGCGCTCACCGAATACCCCGCGGTCAGCATTCTGGTGCCCTGCCACAACGAGGCCAGCAACATCGAAGACACGGTGGAGGCTCTGCTGGCCATCAACTACCCCACCTTCGAAATCCTGCTGATCGACGATGGCAGCACCGATGCGTCGCCCCAGATGCTGGATGCCATCGCCCGCCAGGACAGCCGCGTGCGCGTCATCCACCTGGCCAAAAACCAGGGCAAGGCGGTGGGCCTAAACACCGCCGCCATGATGGCCAAATACGACTTCTTTTTGTGCATCGACGGCGACTCGTTGGTAGACCCGCACTGCCTGCACTGGATGATGCGGCACCTGGTCAACAGCCCGCGCGTCGGCGCGGTATCGGGCAACCCGCGCATCCGCACCCGGTCGACGCTGATCGGCCGCATCCAGGTGGGCGAATTCTCTTCTATCATTGGTCTGATCAAGCGGGCCCAGCGCACCTACGGAAAGATGTTCACGGTGTCAGGCGTGATGGTGTGCTTTCGCCGTGCGGCATTACACGACGCCGGCTACTGGAACCCGGACGCATTGACCGAAGACATCGACATCAGCTGGCGGCTGCAAATGCGCCACTGGGATGTGCGCTTTGAACCGAATGCCTTGTGCTGGATTCTGATGCCCGAAACCCTGCGCGGTTTATGGCGGCAGCGCCTGCGCTGGTCCATGGGCGGCACACAGGTGCTGTTCAGCCAGAACGGTTTGTTCGGCCGCTGGCGGCACCGCCGCATGCTGCCGGTGTACCTGGAGTACTTCACCAGCGTGCTCTGGGCCTACACCATGGCGGCGGTATTCGCGCTGTGGACGCTCAAGCACTTTGTCCCACTGCCGCCTGCCTTGGTCATCGACACCCTGCTGCCGGAATGGAATGGCCTGGTGATCGGCACCACCTGCCTGCTGCAATTTGCCGTCAGCATGGCGCTGGACGCGCGCTACGAAAAAGGCATGGGCCGCTACTACTACTGGATGATCTGGTATCCGCTGGCATTTTGGATTTTGAACGTCTTCACCACCCTGGTGGCCGTACCCAAGGTACTGCTGCGCGGCAAACAGCGTGCCACCTGGAAAAGCCCGGACCGGGGGCTGCAACCATGA
- the yjcH gene encoding inner membrane protein YjcH, producing MTDPIVAKIEANPKYHELKRKRTRFGWLLSALMMLVYYGYIALIAFDKPFLATPLGAGVTTLGIPMGMGVIVFTVLITAIYVRRANGEYDRLTAEILKDVSK from the coding sequence ATGACGGATCCGATCGTGGCCAAAATAGAGGCCAATCCCAAATACCATGAGCTCAAACGCAAGCGCACCCGGTTTGGCTGGTTGCTCTCTGCGCTGATGATGCTGGTGTACTACGGCTACATCGCGCTCATCGCGTTCGACAAACCCTTTTTGGCCACGCCCCTGGGCGCAGGCGTAACCACCCTGGGCATTCCCATGGGCATGGGCGTGATCGTATTTACCGTACTGATCACCGCCATCTACGTGCGCCGCGCCAACGGCGAATACGACCGCCTGACCGCTGAAATCCTGAAGGATGTCTCCAAATGA
- the actP_3 gene encoding cation/acetate symporter ActP, which produces MKAILKSVGAVALMLAAGAAMAAGGDLGQVDKQPTNWVAISMFAIFVVATLFITKWAAAKTKSASDFYTAGGGITGFQNGLAIAGDYMSAASFLGITATVMAFGYDGLIYSIGFLVGWPVITFLMAERLRNLGKFTFADVAAYRFQQTPIRMFAASGTLVVVAFYLIAQMVGAGALIKLLFGLDYWLAVVIVGGLMMVYVLFGGMTATTWVQIIKACMLLAGVSFMAFMVLAQFSFSPEALFAKAVEVKTQFALNDGKMPDAAAKIGLAIMGPGGFVKDPISAISFGMALMFGTAGLPHILMRFFTVPNAKEARKSVLWATTWIGYFYVLIFIIGFGAITLVLTNPEFADTAKGIIKGGGGSSNMAAVLVAKAVGGNVFFGFISAVAFATILAVVAGLTLSGASAVSHDLYATVFKKGKADSASELKVSRITTVALGIVAVALGIAFEKQNVAFMVSLAFAIAASANFPVLFMSVLWKDCTTRGAVIGGFMGLISSVGLTVVSPAVWEVTLGYAKGSALFPYTSPALFSMTIGFVGIWLFSVLDRSPQAAKERDAFKAQQVRSETGFGASGASGH; this is translated from the coding sequence ATGAAAGCCATCCTGAAATCTGTGGGCGCCGTGGCGCTGATGCTGGCAGCCGGGGCGGCTATGGCCGCCGGCGGCGACCTGGGCCAGGTAGACAAGCAGCCCACCAACTGGGTAGCCATCAGCATGTTTGCGATCTTTGTGGTCGCCACGCTGTTTATCACCAAATGGGCGGCGGCCAAAACCAAATCGGCTTCTGACTTCTACACCGCAGGCGGTGGTATTACCGGCTTCCAGAACGGCCTGGCGATTGCGGGCGACTACATGTCGGCAGCGTCCTTCCTGGGCATTACCGCCACCGTCATGGCCTTCGGCTACGATGGCCTGATCTACTCCATCGGCTTTCTGGTCGGCTGGCCCGTCATCACCTTTCTGATGGCCGAGCGCTTGCGCAACCTGGGCAAGTTCACCTTTGCCGACGTGGCCGCGTACCGCTTCCAGCAAACCCCGATCCGCATGTTTGCGGCCTCGGGCACGCTGGTGGTGGTGGCGTTTTACCTGATTGCCCAGATGGTGGGCGCGGGTGCGCTGATCAAGTTGCTGTTCGGCCTGGACTACTGGCTGGCGGTGGTGATTGTGGGCGGCCTGATGATGGTGTACGTGCTGTTTGGCGGTATGACGGCCACCACCTGGGTGCAGATCATCAAGGCCTGCATGCTGCTAGCGGGCGTGAGCTTCATGGCTTTCATGGTGCTGGCACAGTTCAGCTTCAGCCCCGAGGCGCTGTTTGCCAAGGCGGTGGAAGTCAAGACCCAGTTCGCCCTGAACGACGGCAAGATGCCGGACGCGGCGGCCAAAATCGGCCTGGCCATCATGGGGCCCGGTGGTTTTGTGAAAGACCCGATTTCTGCCATCTCCTTCGGCATGGCGCTGATGTTTGGTACCGCTGGTTTGCCGCACATCCTGATGCGCTTCTTCACCGTGCCCAACGCCAAGGAAGCCCGTAAATCCGTGCTGTGGGCGACCACCTGGATTGGTTACTTTTACGTGCTGATCTTCATCATCGGTTTTGGTGCCATCACCCTGGTGCTGACCAACCCCGAGTTTGCAGACACCGCCAAGGGCATCATCAAGGGCGGCGGCGGATCGAGCAACATGGCCGCCGTGCTGGTCGCCAAGGCCGTGGGCGGCAACGTCTTCTTCGGCTTCATCTCCGCCGTTGCGTTTGCCACTATCCTGGCCGTGGTGGCGGGCTTGACCTTGTCGGGTGCCTCCGCTGTGTCGCATGACCTGTACGCCACCGTGTTCAAAAAGGGCAAGGCTGACAGCGCATCCGAACTGAAGGTATCGCGCATCACCACCGTGGCGCTGGGTATTGTGGCTGTGGCACTGGGCATTGCGTTCGAGAAGCAAAACGTCGCCTTCATGGTGTCGCTGGCCTTCGCGATTGCGGCATCGGCCAACTTCCCGGTGCTGTTCATGTCGGTGCTGTGGAAAGACTGCACCACGCGTGGTGCGGTGATTGGTGGCTTCATGGGCCTGATCTCGTCGGTGGGCCTGACCGTGGTGTCGCCTGCGGTGTGGGAAGTGACACTGGGCTACGCCAAGGGCTCGGCCCTGTTCCCCTACACCTCGCCGGCGCTGTTTTCCATGACCATCGGTTTTGTCGGCATCTGGCTGTTCTCGGTCCTGGACCGCAGCCCACAAGCCGCCAAAGAGCGCGATGCCTTCAAGGCACAGCAGGTACGTTCGGAAACCGGGTTTGGCGCATCGGGCGCATCCGGACACTAA
- the ghrA_2 gene encoding glyoxylate/hydroxypyruvate reductase A, which translates to MRIALYNPDGAAQFWIDGLHAVWPEADVALWSPGNAPADFAIAWAPPQAFFDEQPGLRAVFNLGAGVDALMRLRIPPQTQVVRLEDAGMAVQMAEYVCHAVLRHFRGLDAYEADARAGRWRKQLPAVHSDFPVGVMGLGVLGTRVAQALCGFEFPVNAWSRQPKVVDGVRCFAGAEQLEAFLAASKVLVCLLPLTLDTQNILNRHSLSHLQSGGYVINVARGAHLVDADLLALLDSGHLAGAALDVFRTEPLPPGHPFWDHPKIHITPHISARTLEGESLAQIIAKLQALLQGQPVAGVVQRERGY; encoded by the coding sequence ATGCGGATCGCTTTATACAACCCCGATGGCGCGGCGCAATTCTGGATCGACGGCTTGCACGCCGTCTGGCCCGAGGCCGATGTGGCCCTTTGGAGCCCTGGTAACGCCCCGGCGGATTTCGCCATCGCCTGGGCCCCGCCGCAGGCGTTTTTTGACGAGCAGCCGGGCCTGCGGGCGGTGTTTAACCTGGGTGCGGGCGTGGATGCGCTGATGCGCCTGCGCATCCCGCCGCAGACCCAGGTGGTGCGGCTGGAGGACGCGGGCATGGCCGTGCAGATGGCCGAATACGTGTGCCACGCGGTGTTGCGGCACTTTCGCGGGCTGGACGCGTACGAGGCCGATGCCCGCGCCGGGCGCTGGCGCAAACAGCTCCCGGCCGTGCACAGCGATTTCCCGGTGGGGGTGATGGGCCTGGGCGTGCTGGGCACCAGGGTGGCGCAGGCTTTGTGCGGCTTTGAATTCCCGGTCAACGCCTGGAGCCGCCAGCCCAAGGTGGTGGACGGTGTGCGGTGTTTTGCCGGTGCAGAGCAACTGGAGGCTTTTCTGGCGGCCAGCAAAGTGCTGGTCTGCCTGCTGCCGCTGACGCTGGATACGCAGAACATCCTGAACCGGCACAGCCTCTCCCACCTGCAGTCCGGCGGCTACGTCATCAACGTGGCGCGCGGTGCGCACCTGGTGGACGCGGACCTGCTGGCCCTGCTGGACAGTGGCCATCTGGCCGGGGCCGCGCTGGACGTGTTCCGCACCGAGCCTCTGCCGCCCGGGCACCCTTTTTGGGACCACCCGAAAATCCACATCACCCCGCATATTTCGGCGCGCACCCTGGAAGGGGAAAGCCTGGCGCAGATCATCGCCAAGCTGCAGGCGCTGCTACAAGGCCAGCCGGTGGCGGGCGTGGTGCAACGTGAGCGGGGTTATTGA
- a CDS encoding putative glyoxylase CFP32, which translates to MTSTPCEFVWYELMTSDGPAAESFYQEVVGWTVKDAGMPGMRYALASAGDTQVGGIMTLPAEAKAAGAQPGWCGYIAVPDVEAYAARMAQVGGAVHVPATDIPNVGRFAMVSDPQGAVVALFKGLPAERPAPPPAGTPGTFGWSELHAVDGVAAFALYAELFGWTAAEAMDMGPMGVYQLFAAGAAPIGGMMRRTDGGTRASWLYYIHVEQIDAAADRVRAHGGQVLNGPMEVPGNMWIVQCSDPQGAQFALLGTR; encoded by the coding sequence ATGACAAGCACCCCTTGCGAATTTGTTTGGTACGAACTGATGACCAGCGATGGCCCCGCCGCCGAATCCTTCTACCAGGAAGTGGTGGGCTGGACGGTTAAGGATGCGGGTATGCCTGGCATGCGCTACGCCCTGGCATCGGCGGGCGACACCCAGGTCGGTGGCATCATGACCCTGCCCGCCGAAGCCAAGGCGGCGGGTGCCCAACCCGGCTGGTGCGGCTACATCGCCGTACCCGATGTAGAGGCCTACGCCGCACGCATGGCGCAAGTGGGTGGAGCGGTGCATGTACCGGCCACCGACATTCCCAACGTGGGCCGGTTTGCCATGGTCTCCGACCCACAGGGCGCCGTAGTCGCGTTGTTCAAGGGCCTGCCTGCCGAGCGCCCTGCCCCGCCGCCCGCAGGCACGCCCGGTACCTTCGGCTGGAGCGAGCTGCACGCGGTCGACGGCGTTGCCGCCTTTGCCTTGTATGCCGAGCTGTTTGGCTGGACCGCCGCCGAAGCCATGGACATGGGGCCCATGGGCGTGTACCAGCTATTTGCCGCCGGGGCCGCGCCCATTGGCGGCATGATGCGGCGCACCGACGGCGGCACCCGCGCCAGCTGGCTGTACTACATCCACGTGGAGCAGATCGATGCCGCAGCCGACCGCGTACGTGCGCACGGCGGGCAAGTGCTCAATGGCCCGATGGAAGTGCCCGGCAATATGTGGATCGTGCAGTGCAGCGACCCGCAAGGCGCGCAGTTCGCGTTGCTCGGGACCCGTTGA